In a single window of the Flavobacterium sp. W4I14 genome:
- a CDS encoding hypothetical protein (product_source=Hypo-rule applied; transmembrane_helix_parts=Outside_1_12,TMhelix_13_35,Inside_36_47,TMhelix_48_65,Outside_66_69,TMhelix_70_92,Inside_93_103,TMhelix_104_123,Outside_124_192,TMhelix_193_215,Inside_216_226,TMhelix_227_249,Outside_250_304,TMhelix_305_327,Inside_328_333,TMhelix_334_356,Outside_357_386) produces the protein MATNLSLLKFVNYLVIAFFFVPYFGLIPVAYGVMLLMIVFRIGNHIKGSYYDFFFLIPLFLLSAFKFNQVGFLVADALFRYYLGIVIVYWFFKIYNVRIDVQRLLLFFCIAVLLEAVIINIFFDPFRYLPNYPASVFENNIASHYTKFMGFYQRPYSIGMNASASSSVLCGLLMCRWEMIKAKKIIEDKRLEFIGGATVFLFASGVGIGLYFFYLLHRFGLITLKRFIILILICYLLIVNYDAIFGFFSSDSIFQKVSSAYINFLLDYKIEQIDDVVKILESGKSSVLIGQAFENKSEIILQSDFAWNDFFQCLGIFGIILFFLFLLNKINKHTLFPILLFVIGALHYGGVFTLAGQIVLSIALIELTRKADKETHITSGIVPLKN, from the coding sequence ATGGCCACCAATTTAAGTTTATTAAAATTTGTAAATTACCTTGTCATTGCATTCTTTTTTGTTCCATATTTTGGATTAATTCCTGTTGCATATGGAGTAATGTTATTAATGATCGTTTTCAGGATTGGAAATCATATCAAAGGTAGTTATTACGACTTTTTCTTTCTTATCCCTTTATTTTTGCTGAGTGCTTTCAAGTTCAATCAGGTTGGTTTTTTGGTGGCCGATGCTCTTTTCCGGTATTATTTAGGCATTGTCATCGTGTACTGGTTTTTCAAGATTTATAATGTAAGGATAGATGTACAGCGGTTACTATTATTCTTTTGCATAGCGGTATTATTAGAAGCCGTAATCATAAACATTTTTTTTGATCCATTTCGCTACTTGCCTAATTATCCTGCTTCCGTTTTTGAAAATAACATTGCTAGTCACTATACCAAGTTTATGGGGTTTTATCAAAGACCTTATAGTATTGGTATGAATGCCAGTGCATCATCATCCGTACTGTGTGGACTTCTAATGTGCAGATGGGAGATGATTAAGGCAAAAAAAATCATTGAAGATAAGCGACTGGAATTCATCGGAGGCGCAACAGTGTTTTTATTCGCCTCGGGTGTAGGCATAGGTCTTTATTTTTTTTACTTACTTCACCGTTTTGGCTTGATTACACTCAAACGCTTTATCATTTTGATTCTTATCTGCTACCTGCTGATTGTTAACTATGATGCAATATTCGGGTTTTTCTCATCCGATAGTATATTTCAAAAAGTATCTTCTGCGTATATCAATTTTTTACTTGATTACAAAATAGAACAAATAGATGATGTTGTCAAAATCCTCGAATCTGGTAAAAGTTCTGTATTGATTGGCCAGGCTTTTGAAAATAAATCTGAGATAATTCTGCAAAGTGATTTTGCTTGGAATGATTTCTTTCAATGTCTTGGTATATTTGGTATTATTTTATTTTTCTTATTTCTACTCAATAAGATTAATAAACATACGTTGTTTCCAATTTTACTTTTCGTGATTGGTGCACTTCATTACGGAGGTGTGTTTACTCTGGCAGGACAAATTGTTCTATCTATAGCACTTATAGAATTAACACGGAAAGCCGATAAGGAAACTCATATTACAAGTGGGATTGTTCCACTTAAAAATTAA
- a CDS encoding cellulose synthase/poly-beta-1,6-N-acetylglucosamine synthase-like glycosyltransferase (product_source=COG1215; cath_funfam=3.90.550.10; cog=COG1215; pfam=PF00535; superfamily=53448), with protein sequence MLSIIVPTLGNRLIEMEELLNSLALQKNQQFEVICAIQGNFEAVNNLLNRYSFPIKTINLNKRGLSFARNEALKLVKDDTKFVTLSDDDCWYPPDSVDRVLELGKDFKGCLCFQIFDPKTNQYYKNYNGAFDENISLRKSLKVSSIEIFISKEIIDSGIRFDERFGLGTNYPSGEENIFLFDIIKNGWTIKYFPEVIVFHLKPNWKNKEYIFKGKGALFARLYNKPLAYIMVNLYAIMKSKYSDNLLMDIRNMIAEIRTFNIKKC encoded by the coding sequence ATGTTAAGTATTATAGTGCCTACTTTAGGTAATAGGCTAATCGAAATGGAAGAGTTATTGAATAGCCTGGCTCTGCAAAAAAATCAACAATTCGAGGTGATTTGTGCCATTCAGGGTAACTTTGAAGCAGTAAACAATCTTTTGAATCGATATAGTTTTCCAATAAAAACCATAAATTTAAATAAGAGAGGGTTATCATTTGCGAGAAATGAGGCGCTCAAATTGGTGAAAGATGACACGAAATTCGTGACGCTCTCTGATGATGATTGCTGGTATCCGCCTGATAGTGTAGATAGAGTTTTGGAACTAGGTAAAGATTTTAAAGGATGCCTCTGTTTTCAAATATTTGATCCCAAAACAAACCAGTATTACAAGAACTATAATGGAGCTTTTGATGAAAATATATCCTTGAGAAAAAGTTTAAAAGTGTCTTCAATTGAGATTTTTATATCTAAAGAAATTATTGATTCCGGAATCAGATTCGATGAAAGATTTGGATTGGGAACAAATTATCCCTCTGGTGAAGAAAATATTTTTTTATTTGATATTATAAAAAATGGATGGACAATAAAGTACTTTCCTGAGGTGATAGTCTTTCATTTGAAACCCAATTGGAAAAATAAGGAATACATTTTTAAGGGAAAGGGAGCGTTATTCGCAAGATTATATAATAAACCATTGGCATACATAATGGTAAATTTATATGCAATCATGAAGTCAAAATATTCAGATAATTTATTAATGGATATCAGAAATATGATTGCTGAAATAAGAACTTTTAATATTAAAAAATGTTAG
- a CDS encoding teichuronic acid biosynthesis glycosyltransferase TuaG (product_source=KO:K16698; cath_funfam=3.90.550.10; cog=COG0463; ko=KO:K16698; pfam=PF00535; superfamily=53448) codes for MLVSVITPFYNSAKFISKTIESVINQTYSDWELILVNDCSTDDSVAIVNKFAEKDSRIKLIELKVNSGVAEARNEGLRSAKGRFAAFIDSDDLWDSLKLEAQVNFMCTNNYSFSHTAYRKIDSSGNVFVNKVDVSSEVNYKSLLKHNEIGCLTVMYDVNQLGKYYFPRIGHEDYATWLQILRNSNTSYGLNEVLGSYRVHTGSVSSNKIKAAKYTWGVLRHSERIPFVKALYYFSFYALNAVARRIF; via the coding sequence ATGTTAGTTTCAGTTATTACTCCTTTTTACAATTCGGCTAAGTTTATCTCAAAAACTATAGAATCCGTAATAAATCAAACTTATTCAGATTGGGAGCTAATTTTAGTTAATGATTGTTCCACTGATGATTCTGTAGCAATTGTTAATAAATTTGCAGAAAAGGATAGCCGAATAAAGTTGATCGAATTAAAAGTTAATTCCGGAGTTGCCGAGGCTCGTAATGAAGGCTTAAGATCAGCAAAAGGTCGGTTTGCCGCATTTATAGATAGTGATGATTTATGGGATTCTTTGAAATTGGAGGCCCAAGTAAACTTTATGTGTACAAATAATTATTCTTTCTCACATACCGCATACCGAAAAATTGATAGTTCGGGAAACGTTTTTGTTAATAAGGTTGATGTATCTTCTGAAGTCAATTATAAATCTCTACTGAAACATAATGAAATTGGATGTCTAACTGTTATGTACGATGTAAACCAATTAGGTAAATATTATTTTCCCAGAATTGGCCATGAGGATTATGCAACTTGGCTCCAGATACTTCGAAACTCTAATACATCCTATGGCTTAAATGAAGTGCTGGGCTCATACCGTGTTCATACGGGATCCGTATCGTCTAATAAAATTAAGGCCGCAAAATACACTTGGGGTGTATTAAGACACTCAGAGCGGATACCATTTGTAAAAGCATTATACTACTTTTCTTTTTATGCTTTGAATGCAGTTGCAAGAAGAATATTTTAA
- a CDS encoding UDPglucose 6-dehydrogenase (product_source=KO:K00012; cath_funfam=1.20.5.100,3.40.50.720; cog=COG1004; ko=KO:K00012; pfam=PF00984,PF03720,PF03721; smart=SM00984; superfamily=48179,51735,52413; tigrfam=TIGR03026), whose product MKIAVIGTGYVGLVTGTCLAETGNDVICVDINEAKVKKMQDGEVPIYEPGLDLLFHRNIEQGRLTFTTVLADAIKDAQIIFMALPTPPGGDGAADLSYILGAAKDVAELITDYKIIVNKSTVPVGTADKVKAVFVENTNIEVDIVSNPEFLREGVAVDDFMKPDRVVLGTNSERAKKLMAELYAPYVRQGNPILFMDERSSELTKYAANSFLATKITFMNEIANLCELVGADVDAVRKGIGSDDRIGKRFLFPGVGYGGSCFPKDVQALVKSSDDYAYDFQILKSVMEVNERQKTILVDKLLKYYKNDIKGKHFALWGLAFKPETDDIREAPALYIIDDLLKNGATVTVFDPEAMENVRNLIGDKVNYAKNAYEALENAEALLIATEWSVFRTPDFEKIESTLKNKIVFDGRNLYDLQKMIDLGYYYNSIGRKLIN is encoded by the coding sequence ATGAAGATAGCCGTTATTGGTACTGGATACGTGGGTTTAGTTACCGGAACCTGTTTAGCAGAAACAGGCAACGATGTAATATGTGTTGACATAAACGAAGCAAAAGTTAAAAAAATGCAGGATGGAGAGGTTCCCATTTACGAACCTGGGTTAGATTTGCTTTTTCATAGAAATATTGAGCAGGGAAGGTTAACCTTTACTACTGTTCTTGCAGATGCGATAAAAGATGCACAGATTATCTTTATGGCGCTTCCCACTCCTCCCGGGGGAGATGGTGCAGCTGATCTTTCTTATATCTTGGGAGCAGCGAAAGATGTTGCTGAATTAATAACTGATTACAAGATTATTGTAAACAAATCTACGGTGCCTGTCGGAACCGCAGATAAAGTAAAAGCCGTTTTTGTAGAAAATACCAACATTGAAGTGGATATAGTTTCCAATCCGGAGTTTTTGCGAGAGGGTGTAGCGGTAGATGATTTCATGAAACCTGATCGTGTAGTACTGGGTACTAATAGCGAAAGGGCTAAGAAACTGATGGCCGAGCTTTACGCACCTTATGTTCGTCAGGGAAACCCAATCCTGTTTATGGATGAGCGGTCTTCTGAGCTGACTAAATATGCTGCGAATTCGTTTTTGGCTACTAAGATCACCTTTATGAATGAGATTGCGAATCTATGTGAGCTTGTAGGGGCTGATGTAGATGCAGTACGAAAGGGCATTGGTTCTGACGACCGTATCGGAAAACGTTTCCTTTTTCCTGGTGTAGGTTATGGTGGCTCATGTTTTCCTAAAGATGTACAGGCCTTGGTAAAATCATCTGATGACTATGCCTATGATTTTCAGATTTTGAAATCTGTAATGGAGGTAAATGAGCGTCAAAAAACTATTTTGGTGGATAAACTACTGAAATATTATAAAAATGATATTAAAGGAAAACATTTTGCACTCTGGGGATTAGCATTTAAGCCAGAAACTGACGATATTCGCGAAGCGCCGGCTTTGTATATCATTGATGACTTATTGAAGAACGGAGCTACAGTTACGGTTTTCGACCCTGAAGCTATGGAAAATGTTCGCAATCTGATTGGTGATAAGGTAAACTATGCTAAAAATGCTTACGAGGCTTTGGAAAATGCAGAAGCGCTGTTAATTGCAACAGAGTGGTCTGTTTTTCGTACGCCTGATTTTGAGAAGATAGAGAGCACACTAAAAAATAAAATAGTTTTCGATGGTCGAAACCTATACGATCTTCAAAAGATGATCGATCTGGGTTACTATTACAATAGTATAGGCAGGAAACTCATCAATTAA
- a CDS encoding dTDP-glucose 4,6-dehydratase (product_source=KO:K01710; cath_funfam=3.40.50.720; cog=COG0451; ko=KO:K01710; pfam=PF16363; superfamily=51735) encodes MKKKRILITGAAGFLGSHLCDRFIREDYHVIGMDNLITGDMANVEHLFKLENFEFYNHDVSKFVHIPGELDYILHFASPASPIDYLKIPIQTLKVGSLGTHNLLGLARNKGARMLIASTSEVYGDPNVNPQPEEYWGNVNPVGPRGVYDEAKRFQEAITMAYHTFHGVETRIVRIFNTYGPRMRLNDGRVLPAFIGQALRGEDLTVFGDGSQTRSFCYVDDLIEGIYRLLMSDYAQPVNIGNPDEITINQFCEEIIKLTGTTQKIVYKELPQDDPKQRRPDITKAREILGWKPNVGRAEGLKITYEYFKSLPKEALAKIEHKDFTTFNR; translated from the coding sequence ATGAAGAAAAAGAGAATATTAATCACAGGGGCAGCAGGCTTTTTAGGCTCGCACCTCTGTGATCGTTTTATCCGAGAGGATTATCACGTAATTGGGATGGACAACCTTATTACCGGAGACATGGCCAATGTGGAACACCTGTTTAAATTGGAGAATTTCGAGTTCTATAACCATGATGTTTCCAAATTTGTACATATCCCAGGTGAGCTGGATTATATCCTGCATTTCGCTTCACCAGCAAGCCCGATCGATTATCTTAAAATTCCTATTCAGACTTTAAAGGTAGGTTCTTTGGGCACGCATAACCTTTTAGGCTTAGCTCGAAATAAGGGTGCAAGGATGCTTATTGCTTCTACATCAGAAGTGTACGGTGACCCGAATGTAAACCCACAACCAGAGGAATACTGGGGTAACGTGAACCCAGTAGGGCCGCGTGGTGTTTACGATGAGGCTAAACGTTTTCAGGAAGCGATTACCATGGCTTATCATACCTTTCATGGTGTTGAAACTAGAATTGTAAGAATCTTTAATACTTACGGACCTAGAATGCGACTGAACGATGGACGGGTATTACCTGCATTTATTGGGCAAGCATTGAGGGGAGAAGACCTTACCGTTTTCGGTGATGGAAGCCAAACCCGATCTTTCTGTTATGTTGATGATTTGATTGAGGGGATTTACCGTTTGTTGATGAGCGATTATGCTCAACCAGTAAACATTGGTAACCCCGATGAAATTACGATTAATCAGTTCTGTGAGGAGATTATCAAGCTCACAGGAACTACACAAAAGATTGTTTATAAAGAACTTCCTCAAGATGACCCTAAGCAGCGTCGCCCGGATATTACTAAGGCCAGAGAGATTTTAGGATGGAAACCGAATGTAGGCAGAGCAGAAGGCTTGAAAATTACTTACGAATATTTCAAGTCATTGCCTAAAGAGGCATTGGCCAAGATAGAACATAAAGATTTTACCACATTCAATAGGTAA
- a CDS encoding nucleoside-diphosphate-sugar epimerase (product_source=COG0451; cath_funfam=3.40.50.720; cog=COG0451; pfam=PF01370; superfamily=51735) has product MEKLLLTGGGGFLAKGFINSDLNVLITTLGKKTANNISCDLALEKPIFDQVFDTVVHAAGKAHFHAKTEADKNLFFDVNLQGTKNLLHGLEQSNAIPKSFVFISTVSVYGADSGILLDEDTPLNAKDPYGVSKREAENVVREWCQKNNVVCTIFRLPLLVGLNPPGNLGDMISAIKNGYYFNIGGGIAKKSMVLVDEVVKITPIAAKLGGTYNLTDGYHPSFKELSNHIAQQLGKKNVVNIPYFFAKVMAIIGDFLGDKFPINSIRLKKITQDLTFDDSRARKELNWNPLTVLSNTITDGSG; this is encoded by the coding sequence ATGGAAAAATTATTGCTTACTGGGGGAGGAGGTTTTTTGGCCAAGGGGTTTATAAACTCAGATTTAAATGTGTTGATAACAACTTTAGGAAAAAAAACTGCCAATAATATCTCATGTGATCTTGCTTTAGAAAAACCAATATTTGATCAGGTATTTGATACCGTTGTACATGCTGCGGGTAAGGCCCATTTTCACGCAAAGACAGAAGCTGATAAAAACCTCTTTTTTGACGTTAACCTGCAGGGAACTAAAAATTTACTACATGGCTTAGAACAAAGCAATGCTATACCTAAATCATTTGTATTCATCAGCACTGTATCTGTATATGGGGCTGATTCTGGAATACTTTTAGATGAGGATACTCCACTTAATGCCAAAGACCCCTACGGAGTTAGTAAAAGGGAAGCTGAAAATGTAGTTCGAGAATGGTGTCAGAAAAATAATGTTGTTTGTACTATTTTTAGGTTACCATTGTTAGTAGGGTTAAATCCTCCAGGGAACTTAGGCGATATGATTAGTGCTATTAAAAATGGATACTATTTTAATATAGGTGGAGGCATAGCGAAAAAGAGCATGGTTTTAGTGGATGAAGTAGTGAAAATTACTCCTATTGCAGCTAAACTGGGGGGGACTTACAATTTAACAGATGGCTATCACCCCAGCTTCAAAGAGTTATCCAATCATATTGCCCAACAACTTGGAAAGAAAAATGTTGTAAACATACCTTACTTTTTTGCGAAAGTGATGGCTATAATTGGAGACTTTCTTGGAGATAAATTTCCTATAAATTCGATTAGACTAAAAAAAATAACACAAGACTTAACGTTTGATGATTCTAGGGCGAGGAAAGAATTGAATTGGAATCCATTAACAGTTTTATCGAATACTATCACTGATGGTTCAGGTTGA
- a CDS encoding UDP-GlcNAc:undecaprenyl-phosphate GlcNAc-1-phosphate transferase (product_source=KO:K02851; cog=COG0472; ko=KO:K02851; pfam=PF00953; transmembrane_helix_parts=Inside_1_1,TMhelix_2_21,Outside_22_40,TMhelix_41_63,Inside_64_64,TMhelix_65_82,Outside_83_109,TMhelix_110_132,Inside_133_136,TMhelix_137_156,Outside_157_159,TMhelix_160_182,Inside_183_194,TMhelix_195_213,Outside_214_217,TMhelix_218_240,Inside_241_264,TMhelix_265_287,Outside_288_290,TMhelix_291_308,Inside_309_326): MSVLYALFLLVILFVTELVYFKIADHYNIIDQPNHRSSHTSVTIRGGGIIFSIAGLLAFFLFGFQYLFFSIGLFLIAMISFLDDMHTLNNKVRLLIHGLSVLLLFTQLDVVYFPWYFTAIGVVVVIGTINAYNFMDGINGITGGYSLLLLITLYYINQYIISFTSVQLLLAVIISVVVFNYFNFRKKAKCFAGDVGSVSIAFIIVFLLGQLIFKTQNPIYILFLLIYGLDTVTTIFFRVVRKENIFKAHRTHFYQFLANERKWPQLAVVALYLAVQLLINVLILFVIQANLLSALFLLVLCLIVFVSIRLKIEGKEHLFNLKLSDG; this comes from the coding sequence ATGTCTGTTCTTTACGCATTATTTTTGCTCGTTATTTTGTTCGTGACTGAGTTAGTCTATTTCAAAATCGCCGATCATTATAATATCATTGATCAGCCGAACCACCGGAGTTCGCATACTTCAGTTACCATCCGTGGAGGTGGTATTATCTTTAGTATTGCAGGGCTATTGGCCTTTTTTCTTTTCGGTTTTCAATATCTCTTTTTCAGTATTGGGCTCTTCTTAATTGCGATGATTAGCTTTTTGGATGACATGCACACCCTGAATAACAAAGTTCGTTTACTAATACATGGTTTATCGGTATTGTTACTTTTTACCCAATTGGATGTTGTTTATTTTCCATGGTATTTTACTGCAATTGGAGTAGTAGTGGTAATTGGAACTATTAACGCCTATAACTTTATGGATGGAATAAATGGGATTACTGGTGGCTATAGTCTTTTATTATTAATTACCCTCTATTATATTAATCAATATATTATTAGCTTTACCTCTGTACAACTGCTGCTAGCAGTAATCATATCTGTAGTCGTTTTTAACTATTTCAATTTTAGAAAAAAGGCAAAATGTTTTGCCGGTGACGTAGGCAGTGTAAGCATTGCTTTTATTATCGTATTTCTTTTGGGGCAGTTGATTTTTAAAACACAGAACCCAATCTATATATTGTTTTTATTGATATATGGCCTGGATACAGTGACCACTATTTTCTTCAGGGTAGTGAGAAAAGAGAATATTTTTAAAGCCCATCGCACACATTTTTACCAATTTCTAGCCAATGAAAGAAAATGGCCACAACTGGCGGTAGTTGCACTTTATTTAGCTGTTCAGTTATTAATCAACGTTTTAATTCTTTTTGTTATCCAAGCTAATTTGTTATCGGCATTATTCTTGTTGGTGCTGTGTCTGATTGTTTTTGTATCCATACGTTTAAAGATTGAGGGTAAAGAACATCTGTTTAATTTAAAGTTAAGTGATGGCTGA
- a CDS encoding sugar O-acyltransferase (sialic acid O-acetyltransferase NeuD family) (product_source=TIGR03570; cath_funfam=2.160.10.10; cog=COG1208; pfam=PF17836; superfamily=51161; tigrfam=TIGR03570), giving the protein MADRIIYGTGGHARVLAAGLNLNAPPILGYFDDRITQPFIHGLPVMQYNPYSFPNAEVIIGIGNNEIRRAIAARVQHSVGTFIHPQAIVAPDVIIGSGSVILAGAVIQTGAILGAHVIVNANVTIDHDAVLDDFSSIYPNAYIGGGAKIGSGVTVAACMAVGRLANFPSVFEEVWSIPMDFSSTS; this is encoded by the coding sequence ATGGCTGATAGAATAATTTATGGAACAGGAGGGCATGCCAGGGTATTGGCTGCTGGCTTAAATTTAAACGCTCCACCCATCTTGGGGTATTTTGATGATCGCATTACCCAACCTTTCATTCATGGGTTGCCCGTCATGCAATATAATCCCTATTCTTTTCCCAATGCAGAAGTAATAATCGGTATCGGAAATAATGAAATCAGAAGAGCTATTGCTGCTCGGGTACAACATAGTGTTGGTACCTTTATTCATCCCCAAGCTATAGTAGCACCTGATGTAATTATTGGTTCTGGCTCGGTTATTTTAGCCGGAGCTGTAATTCAAACGGGCGCGATATTAGGTGCACATGTCATTGTAAATGCTAATGTAACTATCGATCATGATGCCGTATTGGACGATTTTAGTAGTATTTATCCCAACGCATATATTGGTGGTGGAGCTAAAATAGGATCAGGTGTTACAGTTGCTGCATGTATGGCTGTTGGTCGATTAGCCAATTTTCCTAGTGTTTTTGAAGAGGTTTGGTCTATACCCATGGATTTTTCTTCAACATCCTAG
- a CDS encoding FlaA1/EpsC-like NDP-sugar epimerase (product_source=COG1086; cath_funfam=3.40.50.720; cog=COG1086; pfam=PF02719,PF13727; superfamily=51735; transmembrane_helix_parts=Outside_1_9,TMhelix_10_32,Inside_33_44,TMhelix_45_63,Outside_64_77,TMhelix_78_100,Inside_101_104,TMhelix_105_127,Outside_128_646), with amino-acid sequence MFTQINIVPRWVIFVLDLSICAISLIFSYALRHNLYLAAVDLPELARNLLILGLINVAVFFQIKTYTGIIRYTSAQDSFRILFSVIISNGTFFVLNIIYITFFKISLISVAILITNGLTSFLLFITYRILIKYFFMYVKNLKLDVKKVIIYGAGEAGLATKRTLDHDGSFNKKIVAFIDDDIRKVGKAIDGIRILDAGTLPHLVAEHELDEIIFASYTIPDDRKDQVVDLCLENDIKILNIPPPDVWENGKLQPAQIQKLNIEDLLNRKSIQIDIEGIGNMLRKKRILITGAAGSIGSEVVRQLMKFEVGLIILCDQSESALHEIHLELQEHNNKQNFVAFIGDVRDLQRMEKLFETYKPHYVYHAAAYKHVPLMENNPAEAIRTNVGGTKLIADLSVRFGVQKFVMISTDKAVNPTNVMGASKRVAEIYVQSLNKSLSTDGFIFSNGLSYINEQEIRPITKFITTRFGNVLGSNGSVIPRFKQQIEKGGPITVTHPEITRYFMTIPEACRLVLEAGCMGKGGEIFVFDMGKSVKIIELAKKMIRLSGLEPNIDIKIEFSGLRPGEKLYEELLNDNENTMPTHHEKIMIGKVREYVFEEIEKKIYDLIESAKSGSDREVVIQMKKLVPEFKSKNSVFEELDKIIND; translated from the coding sequence TTGTTTACTCAAATTAATATTGTGCCCCGCTGGGTAATATTCGTACTAGACCTGTCTATTTGTGCGATATCGCTCATTTTTTCGTATGCCTTGCGGCATAATTTGTATTTGGCGGCTGTTGATCTTCCTGAATTGGCTCGAAATCTTTTGATTTTAGGATTAATTAACGTTGCCGTATTTTTTCAGATTAAAACTTACACAGGAATCATTCGATATACTAGTGCCCAGGATTCTTTTCGAATTCTGTTTTCAGTGATTATCAGTAACGGAACTTTCTTCGTTTTAAATATTATCTATATTACTTTCTTTAAAATCAGCTTGATTTCTGTAGCTATATTAATTACAAACGGCCTAACCAGCTTTTTGCTATTTATTACCTATCGGATTTTAATTAAGTATTTTTTCATGTATGTGAAAAATCTTAAGCTTGATGTTAAAAAAGTAATCATCTATGGCGCTGGTGAAGCGGGTTTGGCCACTAAAAGAACTTTAGATCACGATGGAAGCTTCAACAAGAAAATTGTTGCTTTTATTGATGATGACATTCGTAAAGTGGGTAAGGCAATAGATGGTATTCGGATTCTTGATGCAGGTACACTGCCTCATCTGGTAGCAGAGCATGAATTGGATGAAATTATTTTTGCTTCTTACACCATACCTGATGATAGAAAAGACCAGGTAGTGGATCTCTGTTTAGAAAACGATATTAAAATTTTAAATATACCACCTCCTGATGTTTGGGAAAATGGTAAGCTTCAGCCAGCTCAAATTCAAAAGTTAAATATTGAAGATCTACTTAACCGTAAATCTATTCAAATTGATATTGAAGGTATTGGCAATATGCTGCGCAAAAAGCGTATTCTGATTACTGGCGCTGCTGGTTCTATTGGTAGTGAGGTGGTGAGACAGTTAATGAAGTTTGAAGTTGGATTGATCATTCTGTGTGATCAGTCAGAAAGCGCACTTCATGAAATTCATTTAGAACTTCAAGAGCATAATAATAAACAAAACTTCGTAGCTTTTATTGGCGATGTACGCGATTTGCAACGGATGGAAAAATTGTTTGAGACTTATAAGCCTCATTATGTATATCATGCAGCGGCATATAAGCACGTCCCTTTGATGGAAAATAATCCCGCTGAAGCGATTAGAACAAATGTTGGCGGAACAAAATTGATAGCTGATTTATCGGTAAGATTTGGTGTGCAGAAGTTTGTGATGATCTCTACCGATAAAGCGGTAAATCCAACTAATGTGATGGGCGCATCTAAGCGTGTAGCGGAGATTTATGTACAATCATTAAATAAATCTCTAAGCACAGATGGATTTATCTTTAGTAATGGGTTAAGTTATATAAACGAACAAGAGATAAGACCGATTACTAAATTTATCACTACGCGTTTTGGTAACGTTTTAGGTTCGAATGGTTCAGTTATTCCGCGTTTTAAACAACAAATTGAAAAGGGAGGACCAATCACGGTAACGCACCCAGAAATTACCCGTTATTTCATGACCATTCCTGAGGCTTGTAGGTTAGTACTTGAGGCCGGCTGTATGGGAAAAGGAGGGGAGATCTTCGTTTTTGATATGGGTAAATCTGTTAAGATTATTGAATTAGCCAAAAAGATGATCCGTTTATCGGGCCTCGAACCAAACATTGATATCAAAATAGAATTTTCTGGCTTGCGACCGGGCGAAAAGCTTTATGAAGAGTTATTGAACGATAATGAAAACACCATGCCAACCCACCATGAAAAGATCATGATTGGTAAGGTAAGAGAGTATGTGTTTGAAGAAATAGAAAAGAAAATATACGATTTAATAGAATCTGCCAAATCCGGAAGCGATAGAGAGGTGGTTATTCAGATGAAAAAGCTTGTCCCTGAATTCAAGAGTAAGAACTCAGTTTTCGAAGAATTGGATAAAATAATAAACGACTAA